A stretch of Desulfovibrio aminophilus DNA encodes these proteins:
- a CDS encoding SMR family transporter, which translates to MEWRFVLAVLLAAALETTANLLLARSHGFRRLGLSACALGLAALAFTCLAYAVRGMDLAVAYALWGGFGILGTSLGGWRLHGQRLKPSAWAGMVLLIGGMALLRLA; encoded by the coding sequence ATGGAATGGCGCTTCGTGCTCGCGGTGCTGCTCGCCGCCGCGCTGGAGACGACGGCCAACCTGCTGCTCGCGCGTTCGCACGGCTTCCGGCGGCTGGGGCTCTCGGCCTGCGCCCTGGGACTGGCGGCCCTGGCCTTCACCTGCCTGGCCTACGCGGTGCGCGGCATGGATCTCGCCGTGGCCTACGCCCTGTGGGGCGGCTTCGGCATCCTCGGCACGTCGCTGGGCGGCTGGCGGCTGCACGGGCAGCGCCTGAAGCCCAGCGCGTGGGCGGGCATGGTCCTGCTCATCGGCGGCATGGCCTTGCTGCGCCTGGCCTAG
- a CDS encoding NAD(P)H-dependent oxidoreductase, whose amino-acid sequence MNCLVVVAHPLRESLCHALAARAVQALSARGHAVEIEDLHAQAFAPALTGDERAAYYRPGYDAPAVRGQADRLLAAEGLVLCFPTWWFGFPAILKGWFDRVWVPGVAYDHADDLGPIRPRLKNLRRVLAVTSLGAAWWVDRLVLRRPVRRVLKTAILGACAPSARLEMLSVYKSEKLDPGRVEAIAARVEAALARWG is encoded by the coding sequence GTGAACTGTCTCGTGGTCGTCGCCCACCCGCTGCGCGAAAGCCTGTGCCACGCCCTGGCCGCGCGCGCCGTCCAGGCGCTCTCGGCGCGGGGCCATGCCGTGGAGATCGAGGACCTCCACGCCCAGGCCTTCGCCCCGGCCCTCACCGGCGACGAGCGCGCCGCCTACTACCGGCCGGGCTACGACGCCCCGGCCGTGCGCGGGCAGGCCGACCGGCTGCTGGCCGCCGAGGGGCTGGTGCTCTGCTTTCCCACCTGGTGGTTCGGGTTCCCCGCGATCCTCAAGGGCTGGTTCGACCGCGTCTGGGTCCCGGGCGTGGCCTACGACCACGCCGACGACCTGGGCCCGATCCGGCCCCGGCTCAAGAACCTGCGCCGGGTGCTGGCCGTGACCTCCCTGGGCGCGGCCTGGTGGGTGGACCGGCTCGTGCTGCGCCGACCCGTGCGGCGGGTGCTCAAGACCGCCATCCTCGGGGCCTGCGCGCCCTCGGCCCGGCTGGAGATGCTCAGCGTCTACAAGAGCGAGAAGCTCGACCCCGGCAGGGTGGAGGCCATCGCCGCCCGGGTGGAGGCCGCCCTGGCCCGCTGGGGTTGA
- a CDS encoding multidrug efflux SMR transporter encodes MQQWIFLSIAIISEVVATSALKATDGFSRLWPSLITVAGYGASFFFLSFALRTLSVGVAYAIWAGVGTALITLVSWLIFGQRLDIPAVIGLLLIVSGVVVINAFSKSVSH; translated from the coding sequence ATGCAGCAATGGATCTTTCTTTCAATCGCCATCATCAGCGAGGTGGTCGCGACTTCCGCTCTGAAGGCGACGGACGGCTTTTCCCGGTTGTGGCCATCGTTGATCACTGTCGCCGGGTATGGAGCATCCTTTTTCTTTCTGTCGTTCGCGCTCAGGACTCTTTCCGTCGGTGTGGCTTACGCGATCTGGGCAGGCGTTGGCACTGCGTTGATAACGTTGGTTTCATGGCTCATCTTCGGCCAGAGGCTGGATATTCCAGCAGTCATCGGTTTACTGCTCATTGTTTCCGGAGTTGTTGTCATCAATGCATTCTCCAAGTCGGTTTCCCATTAG
- a CDS encoding ABC transporter substrate-binding protein, with protein MRLLIAAIMLLCLCAGPVPATAGEVWTITSLDWPPHSGPDLPDQGTAIAALRRILAAEGIELRVVFLPWARAKLEAGNGDNAGYYPAWVEEVTPGFAASPPIVFSRIGVMARTRSVRFADLRELFARHTVGLVKTYAYPEAVARLAAEFPRHAVWVPDERALARMLFHGRFETAITDPEVLAHTAREENLGGAVVLLEMERKALVLALRDDELGRARLELLRRLLNGDVAPAPEP; from the coding sequence ATGCGCCTCCTGATCGCCGCGATCATGCTCCTCTGCCTCTGCGCCGGGCCGGTCCCGGCCACGGCGGGCGAGGTCTGGACCATCACCTCCCTGGACTGGCCGCCCCACTCCGGCCCGGACCTGCCGGACCAGGGCACGGCCATCGCGGCCCTGCGCCGGATTCTGGCCGCCGAGGGCATCGAGCTGCGGGTGGTCTTCCTGCCCTGGGCCCGGGCCAAGCTGGAGGCCGGGAACGGAGACAACGCGGGCTACTACCCGGCCTGGGTCGAGGAAGTGACGCCCGGCTTCGCCGCCTCGCCGCCCATCGTCTTCTCGCGCATCGGGGTGATGGCCAGGACCCGCTCCGTGCGCTTCGCGGACCTCCGCGAGCTCTTCGCCCGCCACACCGTCGGACTGGTCAAGACCTACGCCTATCCCGAGGCCGTCGCCCGCCTGGCCGCCGAATTCCCGCGCCACGCGGTCTGGGTCCCGGACGAACGAGCCCTGGCGCGCATGCTCTTCCACGGCCGCTTCGAGACCGCGATCACCGATCCCGAGGTCCTGGCGCACACCGCCCGGGAGGAGAACCTGGGCGGCGCCGTCGTGTTGCTGGAAATGGAGCGCAAGGCCCTGGTCCTGGCCCTGCGCGACGACGAGCTGGGCCGCGCGCGGCTGGAACTGCTGCGCCGCCTGCTGAACGGCGACGTGGCCCCCGCGCCGGAACCATAG
- a CDS encoding methyl-accepting chemotaxis protein codes for MRRLSLRGKFILTLTVGAVALAVLFGVSFQGTRTLEETFRTMRNRDTVGRIAALDIAKDINFFSRLTRNIMLGSDIEKDLKKIDETAANIERNYTVLAGLDFTPEEKGIIAKAREASIQFTRDGTEIVSGLRGVPVEERHAAYAEYHKRATPFAMAFRENYGAFEKAMNKRFDAGMALMTERIEGHMRLLWIILAGAVLGMYALGYFVSNRDLVAMRRCVEFAEELGGEDVGRVDAERMSSMRDLAQALNATADSLAAFRADVARATGEAGRERDEAKRALEAADEAMRRAESARREGMFQAAEKLRGVVTVVAQASDDLSASVRQSSGGAEHQTRRVNETGLAMGQMNDTVLEVARNASQAAETSGGARQKAQEGAEIVARVVTVIGQVQRQSLELKDDMLALGREAESIGQVMGVINDIADQTNLLALNAAIEAARAGDAGRGFAVVADEVRKLAEKTMTATKEVGDAIQGIQRGTRQNIEKVDRVASSIDETTRLAGQSGSALAEIVSFVDRSTDQIRAIAAASEEQSASSEQINGAIEEIRRISQETTDAMRQSAQVVGSLAAQARNLETLVEDLRKESNA; via the coding sequence ATGCGGCGACTATCACTGCGGGGAAAATTCATTCTGACGCTCACTGTCGGCGCCGTGGCGCTGGCGGTGTTGTTCGGGGTCTCGTTCCAGGGCACGCGGACGCTGGAGGAGACGTTCCGCACCATGCGCAACCGCGACACGGTGGGCCGCATCGCTGCCCTGGACATCGCCAAGGACATCAACTTCTTCAGCAGGCTCACGCGCAACATCATGCTCGGCTCGGACATCGAGAAGGACCTGAAGAAGATCGACGAGACCGCGGCGAACATCGAGCGCAACTACACGGTGCTCGCGGGCCTGGACTTCACGCCGGAGGAGAAGGGGATCATCGCCAAGGCGCGCGAGGCCTCGATCCAGTTCACCCGCGACGGGACCGAGATCGTGAGCGGGCTGCGGGGCGTGCCCGTGGAGGAGCGCCACGCGGCCTATGCCGAGTATCACAAGCGGGCCACGCCGTTCGCCATGGCCTTCCGCGAGAACTACGGGGCCTTCGAGAAGGCCATGAACAAGCGTTTCGACGCGGGCATGGCCCTGATGACCGAGCGCATCGAGGGGCACATGCGGCTGCTCTGGATCATCCTGGCCGGGGCGGTGCTGGGCATGTACGCCCTGGGCTACTTCGTCTCCAACCGCGACCTGGTGGCCATGCGCCGCTGCGTGGAGTTCGCCGAGGAGCTGGGCGGCGAGGACGTTGGCCGGGTGGACGCGGAGCGGATGTCCTCCATGCGCGACCTGGCCCAGGCGCTCAACGCCACGGCCGACAGCCTGGCGGCCTTCCGCGCGGACGTGGCCCGGGCCACCGGGGAGGCCGGGCGCGAGCGCGACGAGGCGAAACGCGCCCTGGAGGCCGCGGACGAGGCCATGCGCCGGGCCGAGAGCGCCCGGCGCGAGGGCATGTTCCAGGCCGCCGAGAAGCTGCGCGGCGTGGTCACGGTGGTGGCCCAGGCCTCCGACGACCTGTCCGCCAGCGTGCGCCAGTCCAGCGGCGGGGCCGAGCACCAGACCCGGCGCGTGAACGAGACCGGCCTGGCCATGGGCCAGATGAACGATACCGTGCTGGAGGTGGCGCGCAACGCCTCCCAGGCGGCCGAGACCTCCGGCGGCGCGCGCCAGAAGGCCCAGGAAGGCGCGGAGATCGTGGCCCGGGTGGTCACGGTCATCGGCCAGGTCCAGCGCCAGTCACTGGAACTCAAGGACGACATGCTCGCCCTGGGCCGCGAGGCCGAGTCCATCGGCCAGGTCATGGGCGTGATCAACGACATCGCGGACCAGACCAACCTCCTGGCCCTGAACGCGGCCATCGAGGCCGCCCGCGCGGGCGACGCCGGGCGCGGCTTCGCGGTCGTGGCCGACGAGGTGCGCAAGCTGGCCGAGAAGACCATGACCGCCACCAAGGAGGTGGGCGACGCCATCCAGGGCATCCAGCGCGGCACGCGCCAGAATATCGAGAAGGTGGACCGCGTGGCTTCGAGCATCGACGAGACCACCCGGCTGGCCGGGCAGTCCGGCTCGGCCCTGGCCGAGATCGTGAGCTTCGTGGACCGCTCCACGGACCAGATCCGGGCCATCGCCGCGGCCTCGGAGGAACAGTCCGCCTCCAGCGAGCAGATCAACGGAGCCATCGAGGAGATTCGCCGCATTTCGCAGGAAACCACGGACGCCATGCGCCAGTCCGCCCAGGTCGTGGGCTCCCTGGCCGCCCAGGCCCGCAACCTGGAGACGCTCGTGGAGGATCTGCGCAAGGAATCCAACGCCTGA
- a CDS encoding cyclase family protein produces the protein MGVWRGAVVDLSHPMRGGMPVWPGDPGVCMETRATVEAQGFRVQRLELNGHAGTHLDAPAHVLSGGAGVESLPLGRCLGPGVVLDVRGREVVEAGDLDGMEGAAFALLRSGHDRHWGAAGYYEAFPRLSPGAAERLASAGLAGVGLDWPSPDGPGSGELPVHKILLDAGLVLVENLRGLEQLPERGFLFLGLPLALAGGDGSPVRACALLGSD, from the coding sequence ATGGGCGTCTGGCGCGGGGCGGTGGTGGATTTGTCGCATCCGATGCGCGGGGGCATGCCGGTCTGGCCCGGGGACCCGGGCGTGTGCATGGAGACCCGGGCCACGGTGGAGGCCCAGGGCTTCCGGGTCCAGCGGCTGGAGCTGAACGGCCACGCGGGCACGCATTTGGACGCCCCGGCGCATGTTTTGTCCGGCGGCGCGGGCGTGGAGTCGCTGCCCCTGGGGCGCTGCCTGGGTCCGGGCGTGGTGCTCGACGTGCGCGGCCGAGAGGTGGTGGAGGCCGGGGATTTGGACGGAATGGAGGGCGCGGCCTTCGCGCTGCTGCGTTCGGGGCATGACCGACACTGGGGCGCGGCCGGGTACTACGAGGCGTTTCCGCGCCTGAGCCCGGGGGCGGCGGAGCGGCTGGCCTCGGCCGGGCTGGCCGGGGTGGGGCTGGACTGGCCCTCGCCGGACGGGCCCGGGAGCGGGGAGTTGCCGGTGCACAAGATTTTGCTGGACGCCGGGCTGGTTCTGGTCGAGAACCTGCGTGGGCTGGAGCAATTGCCGGAACGCGGCTTTTTGTTCCTGGGCCTGCCCCTGGCGCTGGCCGGGGGCGACGGATCGCCCGTGAGGGCGTGCGCGCTGCTGGGGAGCGATTGA
- a CDS encoding L-2-amino-thiazoline-4-carboxylic acid hydrolase, whose amino-acid sequence MTVESLTLLSRRRFLALGLGAACCCLLPRPLRAGTPNWYEANREKLLAEFRDTNAGMMALARPRLGGKSADDAAREAEAGFSRLLPGLPDVGGEANRNLPFLVQAAWLVALYRPLAARSLSADEVGKMYFDLCAQSLAQAPAQAMLARGAAAFTPEALAATRAWALETQKRRYPADWVASYVEGDGATFDYGYDYVECGALKYFRAQGAADVAPWYCRNDFTISKIMGTGLFRTGTLADGAPRCDFRYRRLRRFIEQPRGSRLPASL is encoded by the coding sequence ATGACTGTTGAATCCCTGACCCTGTTGTCGCGGCGGCGGTTCCTGGCCCTGGGCCTGGGCGCGGCCTGCTGCTGCCTCCTGCCCCGGCCGCTCCGGGCCGGAACCCCGAACTGGTACGAGGCCAACCGCGAAAAGCTCCTGGCCGAGTTCCGCGACACCAACGCGGGCATGATGGCCCTGGCCCGGCCCAGGCTGGGCGGAAAATCCGCCGACGACGCGGCCCGCGAGGCCGAAGCCGGGTTCTCCCGCCTCCTGCCCGGGCTGCCGGACGTGGGCGGGGAGGCCAACCGCAACCTGCCCTTCCTGGTCCAGGCCGCCTGGCTCGTGGCCCTGTATCGGCCCCTCGCGGCCCGGAGTCTGAGCGCGGACGAGGTGGGCAAGATGTACTTCGACCTCTGCGCCCAGAGTCTGGCCCAGGCCCCGGCCCAGGCCATGCTCGCGCGCGGCGCGGCGGCCTTCACCCCCGAGGCCCTGGCGGCCACCCGCGCCTGGGCCCTGGAAACCCAGAAGCGCCGCTACCCCGCCGACTGGGTGGCCTCTTACGTGGAAGGCGACGGCGCGACCTTCGACTACGGCTACGACTACGTGGAGTGCGGGGCCCTCAAGTATTTCCGGGCCCAGGGCGCGGCCGACGTGGCCCCCTGGTACTGCCGCAACGACTTCACCATCTCCAAGATCATGGGCACCGGCCTGTTCCGCACCGGCACCCTGGCCGACGGAGCTCCCCGCTGCGACTTCCGCTACCGCCGGCTTCGCCGGTTCATAGAACAGCCAAGAGGCTCTCGCCTCCCCGCCTCTCTATAA
- a CDS encoding multidrug efflux SMR transporter → MSTACCRLSLLVAIILEVAGTSVMKLSRETWPVLGMGCMYLLLGLSYFFLARAVVKLPVGVAYAVWEGLGLTLITIVSVTLLGERFDATRLTALGMVLAGTLLVHHGTGRGDVDDPAGTPSGKGGRS, encoded by the coding sequence ATGTCCACGGCCTGCTGCCGGCTCAGCCTGCTGGTCGCCATCATCCTGGAGGTGGCGGGGACCAGCGTCATGAAGCTCTCGCGGGAGACGTGGCCCGTGCTCGGCATGGGCTGCATGTACCTGCTGCTGGGCCTTTCGTACTTCTTCCTCGCCCGCGCGGTGGTGAAACTGCCCGTGGGCGTGGCCTACGCCGTCTGGGAGGGGCTGGGGCTCACGCTCATCACCATCGTCAGCGTCACCCTGCTGGGCGAACGGTTCGACGCCACCCGGCTCACGGCCCTGGGCATGGTCCTGGCGGGCACGCTGCTCGTGCATCACGGCACCGGGCGCGGCGATGTCGACGACCCGGCCGGGACGCCGTCCGGCAAGGGAGGGCGCTCGTGA
- a CDS encoding bifunctional diguanylate cyclase/phosphodiesterase: MSGPSDKPQDVRTRLIGLGERSVRKTYYPELRERLGELERFRALLNQATDAILVLDAENLAFVDANETAARLTRRTVQGLLGLAPGAVLDQGAMRALSEALSEALREGRSGVRELTAGLLRADGVSVPCDLSLRVAGFESRRYVLVAAKDISRRLADQRALREREAHYQAIVEAFDGEIFICDEQGRIEFANARLMERLERDPRGEPCHAALHGLDEQCPWCSAGSVAEARTGRFEVRDRTTGRWTHVVQSPIHHPDGRVSRQVMSWDITARKEMEEQLRRQALHDPLTGLANRTLCFTRVATALARLRSGHAGLFALLFVDVDRFKVLNDSLGHSFGDALLLSVGARLLSGVDEGDTVARYGGDEFLVLLDAPRGMREAVRAAKAILKGFRRGFEVEGRHVRLTASVGLVFPQHGEENASDLLQDADIAMQWAKRRGGDRLKVFTPSMRENARKRLMLESDMREGLGRGDFYLVFQPIVSLKGGPRLAGMEALLRWRHPEKGLIGPGEFIPVAEETGLIVDLGEWVLRRACEVMARFRAGEPNAEGLTISVNVSGRQLDSPRFLDHARQALADSGLPGRRLRLEVTETAIMSNPELTASVLARLKALGMGIGVDDFGRGYSSMSYLRQLPLDVLKIDLSFVRKMLDSQADMEIVKAIISLAHNLDLKVVAEGVERREQQNMLMLLDCEYAQGFYYAKPLEEAAVLEVIRAYAPARAEGD, translated from the coding sequence ATGAGCGGGCCCTCTGACAAGCCCCAGGACGTGCGCACCCGGCTCATCGGGCTGGGCGAACGCTCGGTGCGCAAGACCTACTACCCGGAGCTGCGGGAGCGTCTGGGGGAGCTGGAGCGCTTCCGCGCGCTGCTGAACCAGGCCACGGACGCGATCCTGGTCCTGGACGCGGAGAACCTCGCCTTTGTGGACGCCAACGAGACCGCGGCCCGGCTCACCCGGCGCACGGTCCAGGGGCTGCTCGGCCTGGCTCCCGGCGCGGTGCTGGACCAGGGGGCCATGCGGGCCCTGTCCGAGGCCCTGTCCGAGGCCCTGCGCGAGGGCCGCAGCGGGGTGCGCGAGCTGACCGCCGGGCTCCTGCGGGCCGACGGCGTGAGCGTGCCCTGCGACCTGAGCCTGCGCGTGGCGGGGTTCGAGTCGCGGCGCTACGTGCTCGTGGCGGCCAAGGACATCAGCCGGAGGCTGGCGGACCAGCGCGCCCTGCGTGAGCGCGAGGCCCATTACCAGGCCATCGTGGAGGCCTTCGACGGCGAGATCTTCATCTGCGACGAGCAGGGCCGCATCGAGTTCGCCAACGCCCGGCTCATGGAGCGGCTGGAGCGCGATCCGCGCGGGGAGCCCTGCCACGCGGCCCTGCACGGTCTGGACGAGCAGTGCCCGTGGTGCTCGGCCGGTTCCGTGGCCGAGGCCCGCACCGGCCGCTTCGAGGTCCGGGACCGGACGACCGGCCGCTGGACCCACGTGGTCCAGAGCCCCATCCATCATCCCGACGGCCGCGTCTCGCGCCAGGTCATGAGCTGGGACATCACGGCCCGCAAGGAGATGGAGGAGCAGCTCCGGCGTCAGGCCCTGCACGATCCGCTCACCGGGCTGGCCAACCGCACGCTCTGCTTCACGCGGGTGGCCACGGCCCTGGCCCGGCTGCGCTCCGGCCACGCCGGGCTGTTCGCGCTGCTCTTCGTGGACGTGGACCGCTTCAAGGTGCTCAACGACTCCCTGGGCCACTCCTTCGGCGACGCCCTGCTCCTGTCCGTGGGCGCGCGGCTGCTGTCCGGCGTGGACGAGGGCGACACCGTGGCCCGCTACGGCGGGGACGAGTTCCTCGTGCTCCTGGACGCGCCGCGCGGCATGCGCGAGGCCGTGCGCGCGGCCAAGGCCATCTTGAAGGGCTTCCGCCGGGGTTTCGAGGTGGAGGGCCGCCACGTGCGCCTGACGGCCAGCGTGGGTCTGGTCTTTCCGCAGCACGGCGAGGAGAACGCCTCGGACCTGCTCCAGGACGCGGACATCGCCATGCAGTGGGCCAAGCGGCGCGGCGGCGACCGGCTGAAGGTCTTCACCCCGTCCATGCGCGAGAACGCCCGCAAGCGGCTCATGCTCGAGAGCGACATGCGCGAGGGCCTGGGGCGGGGCGATTTCTACCTCGTGTTCCAGCCCATCGTGAGCCTCAAGGGCGGGCCGCGCCTGGCCGGGATGGAGGCCCTGCTGCGCTGGCGCCACCCGGAGAAGGGGCTCATCGGGCCGGGCGAATTCATCCCCGTGGCCGAGGAGACCGGGCTCATCGTGGACCTGGGCGAATGGGTGCTGCGGCGGGCCTGCGAGGTCATGGCCCGTTTCCGGGCAGGCGAGCCCAACGCCGAGGGTCTGACCATCTCGGTGAACGTCTCCGGTCGCCAGCTGGACAGCCCCCGCTTCCTGGACCACGCCCGCCAGGCGCTGGCGGATTCCGGCCTGCCCGGCAGGCGGCTGCGGCTGGAAGTGACCGAAACGGCCATCATGAGCAACCCGGAGCTGACCGCCTCGGTGCTGGCCCGGCTCAAGGCGCTGGGCATGGGCATCGGCGTGGACGACTTCGGCCGGGGCTACTCCTCCATGAGCTATCTGCGCCAGCTCCCGCTGGACGTGCTCAAGATCGACCTCTCCTTCGTGCGCAAGATGCTCGACTCCCAGGCGGACATGGAGATCGTCAAGGCGATCATCAGCCTGGCCCACAACCTGGACCTCAAGGTGGTGGCCGAGGGCGTGGAGCGCCGGGAGCAGCAGAACATGCTCATGCTGCTGGACTGCGAGTACGCCCAGGGCTTCTACTACGCCAAGCCCCTGGAAGAGGCCGCCGTGCTGGAGGTCATCCGCGCCTACGCCCCGGCGCGGGCCGAGGGGGACTGA
- a CDS encoding phage capsid protein produces MSITIENSFVQQYVSEVHAAYQQRGSKLRNCVRLQTGVVGGTAVFQKNGKGSAGRKTRHGNVPLMNVEHASVPCLLEDWYGADYVDKLDELKFKQDERAVVANAGAWALGRKIDELVLARMAVSDNTLALADSGLTKAKILEAFGRLNTADVPDDGSRFAAVGARQWNELLDISEFKSADYAGDRYPWLKGTESRVWLGITWLFHSGLPLSGGARTCFVWHKSAVGLAEGQDIKCFIDWVPEKAAHLVDHMLSAGACLIDTSGVVAVPCKDDSPAA; encoded by the coding sequence ATGTCCATCACGATCGAGAACAGTTTCGTCCAGCAGTACGTGAGCGAGGTCCACGCCGCCTATCAGCAGCGCGGCTCCAAGCTGCGCAACTGCGTCCGCCTGCAGACCGGCGTGGTCGGCGGCACGGCGGTGTTCCAGAAGAACGGCAAGGGCAGCGCGGGCCGCAAGACCCGCCACGGCAACGTGCCGCTGATGAACGTGGAGCACGCGTCCGTGCCCTGCCTCCTGGAGGACTGGTACGGCGCGGACTACGTGGACAAGCTCGACGAGCTGAAGTTCAAGCAGGACGAGCGGGCCGTGGTGGCCAATGCGGGAGCCTGGGCCCTGGGCCGCAAGATCGACGAGCTGGTCCTGGCCCGCATGGCCGTGAGCGACAACACCCTGGCCCTGGCCGACAGCGGCCTGACCAAGGCCAAGATCCTGGAGGCCTTCGGGCGGCTGAACACGGCCGACGTGCCGGACGACGGCTCGCGCTTCGCGGCCGTGGGCGCGCGCCAGTGGAACGAGCTGCTGGACATCTCGGAGTTCAAGAGCGCGGACTACGCGGGCGACCGCTACCCCTGGCTCAAGGGCACCGAGTCCCGCGTCTGGCTCGGCATCACCTGGCTGTTCCATTCCGGCCTGCCGCTCTCGGGCGGCGCGCGGACCTGCTTCGTCTGGCACAAGAGCGCCGTGGGCCTGGCCGAGGGCCAGGACATCAAGTGCTTCATCGACTGGGTGCCGGAGAAGGCCGCCCACCTGGTGGACCACATGCTCTCGGCCGGGGCCTGCCTCATCGACACGAGCGGCGTGGTGGCCGTGCCCTGCAAGGACGACAGCCCGGCCGCCTAG
- the ercA gene encoding alcohol dehydrogenase-like regulatory protein ErcA, which produces MAHVFDLRKFVAPESVFGEGAAALAGQYARNLGAGKVLLVSDPGVRDAGWTGLVRESLDEEGLDVSLYLNVSPNPRDHQVMQGAEQYDRDGCDCIVAVGGGSPMDLAKGVGIVHSNRRHILEFEGADRVDRPAPPLICVPTTAGSSADVSQFAIITDTARKVKIAIVSKTLVADAALIDPLTTVTMGPELTAETGMDALSHAMEAFASNANGPLTDLLALDAMRLVRANLPRAIAAPEDLEARGNMMLGSMEAGLAFSNAILGAVHAMAHSLGGYMDLPHGLCNAILLPHVVDRNFQSAPERYMKAAEALGVSARTPAAARAELMRTLQDLNREVGMDKSLAELGVTRESLRALAEKAVQDPCLTTNPAELGVEDIEAIYERAL; this is translated from the coding sequence ATGGCTCACGTATTCGATCTGCGCAAGTTCGTGGCCCCGGAGTCGGTGTTCGGCGAGGGCGCGGCCGCGCTGGCCGGGCAGTATGCCCGGAACCTGGGCGCGGGCAAGGTGCTGCTCGTCTCGGATCCCGGGGTGCGGGACGCGGGCTGGACGGGCCTCGTGCGCGAGAGCCTGGACGAAGAAGGCCTGGACGTGTCGCTCTACCTGAACGTCTCGCCCAACCCCCGCGACCACCAGGTGATGCAGGGCGCGGAGCAGTACGACCGCGACGGCTGCGACTGCATCGTGGCCGTGGGCGGCGGCTCGCCCATGGACCTGGCCAAGGGCGTGGGCATCGTGCACTCCAACCGCCGCCACATCCTGGAGTTCGAGGGCGCGGACCGGGTGGACCGCCCGGCCCCGCCGCTGATCTGCGTGCCGACCACGGCGGGCAGTTCGGCGGACGTGTCGCAGTTCGCGATCATCACGGACACGGCGCGCAAGGTGAAGATCGCCATCGTGAGCAAGACCCTGGTGGCCGACGCGGCGCTCATCGACCCGCTGACCACCGTGACCATGGGCCCGGAGCTGACCGCCGAGACGGGCATGGACGCCCTGTCCCACGCCATGGAGGCCTTCGCCTCCAACGCCAACGGCCCGCTCACGGATCTGCTGGCCCTGGACGCCATGCGGCTGGTGCGGGCGAACCTGCCCCGGGCCATCGCCGCGCCCGAGGACCTGGAGGCCCGGGGCAACATGATGCTCGGCAGCATGGAGGCCGGGCTGGCCTTCTCCAACGCCATCCTCGGGGCCGTGCACGCCATGGCCCACAGCCTGGGCGGGTACATGGACCTGCCCCACGGCCTGTGCAACGCGATCCTGCTGCCGCACGTGGTGGACCGCAACTTCCAGTCCGCGCCGGAACGCTATATGAAGGCGGCCGAGGCCCTGGGGGTCTCGGCGCGGACCCCGGCGGCCGCGCGCGCGGAACTCATGAGGACGCTTCAGGATCTGAACCGCGAGGTGGGCATGGACAAGAGCCTGGCCGAGCTGGGCGTGACGCGGGAGTCGCTGCGCGCGCTGGCGGAGAAGGCCGTGCAGGACCCCTGCCTGACCACCAATCCGGCGGAGCTGGGCGTGGAGGACATCGAGGCCATCTATGAGCGGGCCCTCTGA
- a CDS encoding DMT family transporter encodes MKKDSLTLVYVLLVASVAIWGATWISGRMLARSMGPFSAAFLRFVAASAFLFILVCREEKRLPRLALKDLWGTALLGFFGVALYNFLFFSGLKTVTAGRAALMIACTPAVMALFAALFQGERLGWSRLCGILVSFVGASVILSGGNPLALFLHGVRPGDAFILGCVGSWAAYSLLGVRVMRRMSPLSAVAWSCFLGTLMLLPPALMNGLWADVLRAGPMDWGNIIFLGTIATGLAFTWYYRGMQALGSSRAGVFLNLVPVFALFLGHLILDEPLGISLATGGVLVLFGVWITNRKPAA; translated from the coding sequence ATGAAGAAGGACAGTCTGACGCTGGTGTACGTGCTGCTGGTGGCCTCGGTGGCCATCTGGGGCGCGACCTGGATCTCGGGCCGGATGCTGGCCCGGAGCATGGGGCCGTTCTCGGCGGCCTTTCTGCGTTTCGTGGCCGCCTCGGCCTTTCTGTTCATCCTGGTCTGCCGGGAGGAGAAGCGGCTGCCCCGGCTGGCGCTCAAGGACCTGTGGGGCACGGCCCTGCTCGGGTTCTTCGGCGTGGCGCTCTACAATTTCCTGTTCTTCTCGGGCCTGAAGACCGTGACGGCCGGGCGGGCGGCGCTGATGATCGCCTGCACCCCGGCGGTCATGGCCCTGTTCGCGGCCCTGTTCCAGGGCGAGCGGCTGGGCTGGTCCCGGCTGTGCGGCATCCTGGTGTCCTTCGTGGGGGCCTCGGTGATCCTCTCGGGCGGCAACCCGCTGGCCCTGTTCCTCCACGGGGTCCGGCCCGGCGACGCCTTCATCCTGGGCTGCGTGGGCTCGTGGGCGGCCTACTCCCTGCTGGGCGTGCGGGTCATGCGCCGGATGTCCCCGCTCTCGGCCGTGGCCTGGTCCTGCTTCCTGGGCACCCTGATGCTTCTGCCCCCGGCGCTGATGAACGGCCTGTGGGCCGACGTGCTGCGGGCCGGGCCCATGGACTGGGGCAACATCATCTTCCTGGGCACCATAGCCACGGGCCTGGCCTTCACCTGGTACTACCGGGGCATGCAGGCGCTCGGCTCCTCGCGGGCCGGGGTCTTCCTGAACCTCGTGCCGGTCTTCGCCCTGTTCCTGGGCCACCTCATCCTGGACGAGCCCCTGGGCATCTCCCTGGCCACGGGCGGCGTGCTGGTCCTCTTCGGGGTCTGGATCACCAACCGCAAGCCGGCGGCCTGA